One Cellulomonas sp. Y8 DNA segment encodes these proteins:
- a CDS encoding carbohydrate ABC transporter permease codes for MTTTTSPDLPTRIRRLADDSPVRPGRERWRSVLRTGTRHAAMIIAAVIMIYPLIWLLGSSFKPTELIFRDLSVLPTEWDFSNYASGWEALSQPFGRYMLNSAVVVAGCLLGNLVTCSMAGYAFARLRFRGRNMWFAMMLISIMLPIHVIIVPRYIMFQQMDWINTFWPLIVPKLLATDAFFIFLMVQFFRGIPNELEEAARIDGCGHPRIFFSVMLPNAVPALATTAIFTFIWTWNDFFSQLIFLTRDEMRTAPLALRLFLDPATGSNWGPMFAMSIVTLVPIFLVFLFGQRYLVQGIATTGMK; via the coding sequence ATGACCACCACCACCTCCCCCGACCTGCCCACCCGCATCCGCCGCCTCGCCGACGACAGCCCCGTCCGGCCGGGCCGCGAGCGCTGGCGCTCGGTCCTGCGCACCGGCACCCGGCACGCCGCCATGATCATCGCCGCGGTGATCATGATCTACCCGCTGATCTGGCTGCTCGGCAGCTCGTTCAAGCCGACCGAGCTCATCTTCCGCGACCTGTCGGTGCTGCCGACCGAGTGGGACTTCTCCAACTACGCGAGCGGGTGGGAGGCCCTGTCCCAGCCGTTCGGCCGGTACATGCTGAACTCCGCGGTCGTCGTCGCCGGCTGCCTCCTCGGCAACCTGGTGACCTGCTCGATGGCGGGCTACGCCTTCGCCCGGCTGCGGTTCCGGGGCCGGAACATGTGGTTCGCGATGATGCTCATCAGCATCATGCTGCCGATCCACGTGATCATCGTGCCGCGCTACATCATGTTCCAGCAGATGGACTGGATCAACACGTTCTGGCCGTTGATCGTCCCGAAGCTGCTGGCCACCGACGCGTTCTTCATCTTCCTGATGGTGCAGTTCTTCCGCGGCATCCCGAACGAGCTCGAGGAGGCCGCGCGGATCGACGGCTGCGGCCACCCGCGCATCTTCTTCTCGGTGATGCTGCCGAACGCCGTCCCGGCCCTCGCGACCACGGCGATCTTCACCTTCATCTGGACGTGGAACGACTTCTTCAGCCAGCTCATCTTCCTGACCCGGGACGAGATGCGGACCGCGCCGCTGGCGCTGCGCCTGTTCCTCGACCCGGCGACGGGCAGCAACTGGGGACCGATGTTCGCGATGTCGATCGTGACGCTCGTCCCCATCTTCCTGGTCTTCCTCTTCGGCCAGCGGTACCTGGTCCAGGGCATCGCGACGACGGGGATGAAGTGA
- a CDS encoding LacI family DNA-binding transcriptional regulator has product MNGSTVDAELTRRVRAAAAELHYRPSVTARSLSLGRTLAVGIVVPDLANPMFQAVLRAVADGAHRHGYSVVVAETAGPDRDEADIVRSTRARCDALVIVAPRMSQEVLAEVLDEVDPVVLVNRTVPGSATPSVNVDYSPAMYGVVEHLVGLGHRAIAYLSGPESSPSNTARLDGLGRARLAFGEVRFFTLACGATVAEGYALAHAALATQATAVVAYNDQVAFGLLGHLHELGVDVPGTLSVVGFDDIELARYATPSLTTVHVPYDEIGARAWARLHARIAGEAEPAPDEGVDVRGAAEVLPAALLTRASSATAPAAG; this is encoded by the coding sequence ATGAACGGCAGCACCGTCGACGCCGAGCTGACCCGCCGGGTGCGCGCCGCCGCCGCCGAGCTGCACTACCGGCCGTCGGTCACCGCGCGCTCGCTGTCGCTCGGCCGGACGCTCGCCGTCGGGATCGTCGTGCCGGACCTCGCGAACCCGATGTTCCAGGCGGTGCTCCGGGCGGTCGCCGACGGGGCGCACCGGCACGGGTACAGCGTCGTGGTCGCCGAGACCGCGGGGCCCGACCGCGACGAGGCCGACATCGTGCGCAGCACGCGTGCCCGGTGCGACGCGCTCGTCATCGTCGCGCCGCGGATGTCGCAGGAGGTCCTGGCCGAGGTGCTGGACGAGGTCGACCCCGTGGTGCTGGTCAACCGCACCGTCCCGGGGTCCGCGACGCCGAGCGTCAACGTCGACTACTCGCCGGCGATGTACGGCGTCGTCGAGCACCTGGTCGGCCTCGGCCACCGGGCGATCGCCTACCTGTCCGGCCCCGAGTCGAGCCCGTCGAACACGGCCCGCCTGGACGGCCTCGGCCGGGCCCGCCTGGCGTTCGGCGAGGTGCGGTTCTTCACGCTCGCGTGCGGGGCGACGGTCGCCGAGGGCTACGCGCTGGCGCACGCGGCGCTCGCCACCCAGGCGACGGCCGTCGTGGCGTACAACGACCAGGTCGCGTTCGGGCTGCTCGGGCACCTGCACGAGCTCGGCGTCGACGTGCCCGGGACGCTGTCGGTCGTCGGGTTCGACGACATCGAGCTCGCCCGGTACGCGACGCCGTCGCTCACGACGGTGCACGTCCCCTACGACGAGATCGGGGCCCGCGCGTGGGCGCGGCTGCACGCGCGCATCGCGGGCGAGGCGGAGCCTGCGCCGGACGAGGGCGTCGACGTGCGGGGTGCCGCGGAGGTGCTGCCGGCGGCGCTGCTGACGCGGGCCTCGTCGGCGACCGCCCCGGCGGCGGGCTGA
- a CDS encoding carbohydrate ABC transporter permease — protein sequence MTALNELRTMRSKRGGPKIAAVSNLRKSDQRAALAFLAPWFLGLFGITLIPLVASLVLATTDYDLLTSPTFIGLDNFTAMLTDTRLHESLRVTFLYVVTGVPLQLVVALGLAVLLNRGLRGMTFYRSVFYLPSLLGSSVAIAILWRQVFGEDGLFNAFLGLFGIQGMGWVSHPDTALWTLVLLHVWTFGSPMIIFLAGLRQIPEMYYEAASLDGASRWRQFRSVTLPLLSPIIFFNLVMQVIIAFQSFTQAFVVSNGTGGPSDSTLFYTLYLYQEGFTNLRMGYAAAMAWVLVLIVLVLTAINFWASKFWVFYED from the coding sequence ATGACAGCACTCAACGAGCTCCGCACCATGCGCAGCAAGCGGGGCGGCCCGAAGATCGCGGCCGTCTCGAACCTCCGCAAGTCCGATCAGCGTGCGGCGCTGGCGTTCCTGGCCCCGTGGTTCCTGGGGCTGTTCGGGATCACCCTGATCCCGCTGGTCGCGTCGCTGGTCCTGGCGACCACCGACTACGACCTGCTGACGTCGCCCACCTTCATCGGGCTCGACAACTTCACGGCGATGCTGACGGACACCCGGCTGCACGAGTCGCTCCGGGTGACGTTCCTGTACGTCGTGACGGGCGTCCCCCTGCAGCTGGTCGTGGCGCTCGGCCTGGCCGTGCTGCTCAACCGCGGCCTGCGCGGGATGACGTTCTACCGGTCGGTGTTCTACCTGCCGTCGCTGCTCGGCAGCTCGGTGGCCATCGCGATCCTGTGGCGCCAGGTGTTCGGCGAGGACGGGCTGTTCAACGCCTTCCTCGGCCTGTTCGGCATCCAGGGCATGGGCTGGGTCTCGCACCCGGACACCGCGCTGTGGACCCTCGTCCTGCTGCACGTGTGGACGTTCGGCTCCCCGATGATCATCTTCCTCGCCGGCCTGCGGCAGATCCCGGAGATGTACTACGAGGCCGCCTCGCTCGACGGCGCCTCGCGCTGGCGGCAGTTCCGCTCGGTGACGCTCCCGCTGCTCAGCCCGATCATCTTCTTCAACCTCGTGATGCAGGTGATCATCGCGTTCCAGTCGTTCACCCAGGCATTCGTGGTGTCGAACGGGACGGGCGGCCCGTCGGACTCGACGCTCTTCTACACCCTCTACCTGTACCAGGAGGGGTTCACCAACCTGCGCATGGGCTACGCGGCCGCCATGGCCTGGGTCCTGGTCCTCATCGTGCTCGTGCTGACCGCCATCAACTTCTGGGCCTCGAAGTTCTGGGTCTTCTACGAGGACTGA
- a CDS encoding UxaA family hydrolase: MATNTAVYERMAEDMDLDAGPIAEGTRTVAEVGQELFDRILAVASGEPTASEELGIGVEEFIPWHIGTVT, translated from the coding sequence GTGGCCACGAACACGGCGGTGTACGAGCGGATGGCCGAGGACATGGACCTCGACGCCGGGCCGATCGCCGAGGGCACGCGCACGGTCGCGGAGGTCGGCCAGGAGCTGTTCGACCGGATCCTCGCGGTCGCCTCCGGGGAGCCGACCGCGAGCGAGGAGCTCGGCATCGGCGTGGAGGAGTTCATCCCCTGGCACATCGGCACGGTCACCTGA
- the deoD gene encoding purine-nucleoside phosphorylase produces the protein MPTPHISAQPGDFAPDVLMPGDPRRATRIAETVLDDARLVTEVRGILGYTGTWQGRPVSVMASGMGVPSISIYATELFRFYGVQRIIRIGTAGGMARTLELGDVVVATAAHTDSGVSEHRISGVHYSHVPDFGLAAAAFAAAAEVPGARAQAGAVFTSDSFYSNRPERTQALIDHGTLAVEMEAAGLYAVADRERAKALALLSISDFTFQPNELTADEREQLFDHAVQMALRAFATAA, from the coding sequence ATGCCCACCCCGCACATCTCCGCCCAGCCCGGCGACTTCGCCCCCGACGTCCTCATGCCGGGCGACCCGCGCCGGGCGACCCGGATCGCGGAGACCGTGCTCGACGACGCGCGCCTGGTCACCGAGGTGCGGGGCATCCTCGGCTACACCGGCACCTGGCAGGGCCGCCCGGTGTCCGTGATGGCGTCCGGCATGGGCGTGCCGTCGATCTCGATCTACGCGACCGAGCTGTTCCGGTTCTACGGCGTGCAGCGCATCATCCGGATCGGCACCGCGGGCGGCATGGCGCGCACGCTGGAGCTCGGCGACGTCGTCGTCGCGACCGCTGCGCACACCGACTCCGGGGTCAGCGAGCACCGCATCTCGGGCGTGCACTACTCGCACGTGCCGGACTTCGGCCTGGCCGCCGCCGCGTTCGCCGCCGCGGCCGAGGTCCCCGGGGCCCGCGCGCAGGCCGGCGCGGTGTTCACGTCGGACTCGTTCTACTCGAACCGGCCGGAGCGCACGCAGGCGCTGATCGACCACGGCACGCTCGCGGTCGAGATGGAGGCCGCCGGCCTGTACGCCGTCGCGGACCGGGAGCGCGCGAAGGCGCTGGCGCTGCTGTCGATCTCGGACTTCACGTTCCAGCCGAACGAGCTCACCGCCGACGAGCGCGAGCAGCTGTTCGACCACGCGGTGCAGATGGCGCTCCGCGCGTTCGCCACCGCGGCCTGA
- a CDS encoding FAD-binding protein: MTLTTWAGNLTYAAARVHEPRTVEEVQEVVAAARHVRALGTRHCFNDVADTPHDLVRLDGLDPAVDVDAAARTVTVSAGTRYGALARALHPRGWALHNLASLPHISVAGAVATATHGSGDRSRNLAAAVAGLDLVTADGTLRHLARGDADFPGAVVALGALGVVVRVTLDVEPTYDVAQEVHTDLPWDAALEHLDEITGSADSVSLFTDWSPAGVRQVWRKTRVAPGATYEPRADLFGARPAPGPLHPLPGIDPVNCTQQLGVPGPWHERLPHFRLEFTPSNGDELQSEYLVPRAHAVAAIEAMRGLGDLVAPLLQVAEIRTIAGDDLWLSTAEGGDRVGLHFTWLPRQAEVEAVLPRIEAALAPFGARPHWGKLFDAVGGPGADPRDLYPRLDDFRALVARTDPEGTFRNAFVDRSVLDG; the protein is encoded by the coding sequence ATGACGCTGACCACCTGGGCCGGGAACCTCACCTACGCCGCCGCGCGCGTGCACGAGCCGCGCACGGTCGAGGAGGTGCAGGAGGTGGTCGCGGCCGCGCGGCACGTGCGGGCCCTGGGCACCCGGCACTGCTTCAACGACGTCGCGGACACCCCGCACGACCTGGTGCGGCTCGACGGGCTGGACCCGGCGGTCGACGTCGACGCCGCGGCGCGCACCGTGACGGTGTCCGCCGGCACCCGGTACGGCGCGCTGGCCCGCGCGCTGCACCCGCGGGGCTGGGCGCTGCACAACCTCGCGTCGCTGCCGCACATCTCCGTCGCCGGCGCGGTCGCCACCGCGACGCACGGGTCGGGCGACCGGTCCCGGAACCTCGCCGCCGCGGTCGCCGGCCTGGACCTGGTCACGGCCGACGGCACGCTGCGGCACCTCGCCCGCGGGGACGCCGACTTCCCGGGCGCGGTCGTCGCGCTGGGCGCCCTGGGGGTCGTCGTGCGCGTGACCCTCGACGTCGAGCCGACCTACGACGTCGCCCAGGAGGTGCACACCGACCTGCCGTGGGACGCCGCGCTGGAGCACCTGGACGAGATCACCGGGTCCGCCGACTCGGTGAGCCTGTTCACCGACTGGTCCCCCGCGGGAGTCCGGCAGGTCTGGCGGAAGACCCGCGTCGCCCCGGGGGCGACGTACGAGCCGCGGGCCGACCTGTTCGGCGCCCGCCCGGCGCCCGGGCCGCTGCACCCGCTGCCCGGGATCGACCCGGTGAACTGCACCCAGCAGCTCGGCGTCCCCGGCCCGTGGCACGAGCGGCTGCCGCACTTCCGGCTCGAGTTCACGCCGAGCAACGGCGACGAGCTGCAGTCCGAGTACCTGGTCCCCCGCGCGCACGCCGTGGCGGCGATCGAGGCGATGCGCGGGCTCGGCGACCTGGTCGCGCCGCTGCTGCAGGTCGCCGAGATCCGGACGATCGCCGGCGACGACCTGTGGCTGAGCACCGCCGAGGGCGGCGACCGGGTCGGCCTGCACTTCACCTGGCTGCCGCGGCAGGCCGAGGTCGAGGCGGTGCTCCCGCGCATCGAGGCCGCGCTGGCGCCGTTCGGCGCGCGGCCGCACTGGGGCAAGCTGTTCGACGCCGTGGGCGGCCCCGGGGCGGACCCGCGGGACCTCTACCCGCGGCTGGACGACTTCCGCGCCCTGGTGGCGCGCACGGACCCGGAGGGGACGTTCCGCAACGCGTTCGTCGACCGCTCCGTGCTCGACGGCTGA
- a CDS encoding UxaA family hydrolase, with protein sequence MNCSASTARMIADAFPASALAAFPHVDGVLPLTHQSGCGMVPESEGGRLLLRTLRGYAAHPNVGAVLVLGLGCEMLQPEQLSARDGAGAFLGMPSVGAPAPEPAGGGLLATIPDGTVVRSLTIQDTGGVRATVRAGVEAVRRCCRSSTGAGARRSTSGSSCWASTAAGPTGTRGSPRTRRSAGPATGSSPTAGRRRSPRRPRCSGRSTC encoded by the coding sequence GTGAACTGCTCGGCGTCCACCGCCCGGATGATCGCCGACGCGTTCCCGGCGAGCGCGCTGGCCGCGTTCCCGCACGTCGACGGCGTGCTCCCGCTGACCCATCAGTCGGGCTGCGGGATGGTGCCGGAGAGCGAGGGCGGCCGGCTGCTGCTGCGGACCCTGCGCGGCTACGCGGCCCACCCCAACGTCGGCGCGGTGCTCGTGCTGGGCCTCGGCTGCGAGATGCTGCAGCCGGAGCAGCTGTCCGCGCGCGACGGGGCCGGGGCGTTCCTCGGCATGCCGTCGGTCGGCGCGCCCGCGCCGGAGCCCGCAGGTGGGGGCCTGCTCGCGACGATCCCCGACGGCACGGTCGTGCGGAGCCTGACGATCCAGGACACCGGGGGCGTGCGCGCGACCGTGCGCGCCGGCGTCGAGGCGGTCCGGAGATGCTGCCGGAGCTCGACCGGTGCCGGCGCGAGGAGGTCGACGTCCGGGAGCTCGTGCTGGGCCTCAACTGCGGCGGGTCCGACGGGTACTCGGGGATCACCGCGAACCCGGCGCTCGGCTGGGCCAGCGACCGGCTCGTCGCCTACGGCGGGACGTCGGCGCTCGCCGAGACGCCCGAGGTGTTCGGGGCGGAGCACCTGCTGA
- a CDS encoding FKBP-type peptidyl-prolyl cis-trans isomerase — translation MPATLPEATGSFGEKPTLTFPEGDAPAELEVVVLSPGDGALVEAGDDLEVHYLGQTWGGNVFDNSYDRGSSISFPIGVGAVIGGWDEGLVGQPVGSRVLLSIPSHLGYGDRGVPQAGIRGGDTLVFVVDIVGTH, via the coding sequence ATGCCCGCCACGCTGCCCGAGGCCACCGGTTCGTTCGGTGAGAAGCCGACCCTGACGTTCCCGGAGGGCGACGCCCCCGCCGAGCTCGAGGTCGTCGTGCTGTCGCCCGGCGACGGCGCGCTCGTCGAGGCCGGCGACGACCTCGAGGTCCACTACCTCGGTCAGACCTGGGGCGGGAACGTCTTCGACAACTCGTACGACCGCGGCTCGTCGATCTCGTTCCCGATCGGCGTCGGCGCCGTCATCGGCGGCTGGGACGAGGGCCTGGTCGGCCAGCCCGTCGGCTCGCGCGTCCTGCTGTCGATCCCGTCGCACCTCGGCTACGGCGACCGCGGCGTGCCGCAGGCGGGCATCCGCGGCGGCGACACCCTGGTGTTCGTCGTCGACATCGTCGGCACGCACTGA
- a CDS encoding PfkB family carbohydrate kinase, producing MHASVGHGDLEILDRVGGGDAFAAGLVAGLLRGAPLPEALDLGVASGALAMTTPGDAARGRLADVHAAAALRPAAIAW from the coding sequence GTGCACGCGTCCGTCGGGCACGGCGACCTGGAGATCCTGGACCGCGTGGGCGGCGGCGACGCGTTCGCCGCCGGCCTGGTCGCGGGGCTGCTGCGTGGCGCGCCGCTCCCGGAGGCGCTCGACCTCGGGGTGGCGTCGGGCGCGCTCGCGATGACGACGCCCGGCGACGCGGCGCGGGGGCGGCTCGCCGACGTGCACGCCGCGGCGGCGCTGCGCCCGGCGGCGATCGCGTGGTGA
- a CDS encoding Gfo/Idh/MocA family protein yields the protein MTPPPAPLDQNPTARRPPASASPRADEQVTTRFAPVPAGRRRRRYAVLGTGHRAGMYVGAITGEHRDVAELVAWCDPNPGRVDFYDAEVGTALGLDGPAGLPRYLPADLERMVAEQAVDVVVVTTPDHLHAEHVTRVQAAGADVVLEKPMATTADGCRAIAGSVAATGRDLVMTFNYRYAPRNSALREVIASGAIGRPTSVHFEWLLDTVHGADYFRRWHRDRERSGSLLVHKSSHHFDLVGWWLDAEPERVFASGGLRFYGHDNAQARGLGPRPERGTGTTGDPWALDLRADRRLKGLYLDAEHHDGYLRDRDVFTEGISIEDDLSLVVDYRSGFSMTYALNAHCPWEGYSVAVNGTEGRAELTVVERGAVSVDAEGRVVLDPSANPDAVPVAPSRPEGEHLVVQRHWEGAREVPIPRGEGGHGGGDALLLADVFRRDLRLEDDPLGRAAGYRDGLRAVSVGIAAGESLRTGRAVSIGALDLGSARAEPRRAVRRKGADRCARARRSAMSRRPRGSPGPPSRA from the coding sequence ATGACGCCCCCTCCCGCCCCGCTCGACCAGAACCCGACGGCGCGCCGCCCGCCCGCCTCTGCGTCCCCGCGCGCGGACGAGCAGGTGACGACCCGGTTCGCGCCGGTCCCCGCCGGCCGGCGGCGCCGGCGGTACGCGGTGCTGGGCACCGGCCACCGAGCGGGCATGTACGTGGGGGCCATCACCGGCGAGCACCGTGACGTCGCCGAGCTCGTGGCGTGGTGCGACCCGAACCCCGGCCGCGTCGACTTCTACGACGCCGAGGTCGGCACGGCGCTCGGGCTCGACGGACCCGCGGGCCTGCCCCGGTACCTCCCGGCGGACCTCGAGCGGATGGTCGCGGAGCAGGCGGTCGACGTCGTGGTGGTGACGACGCCCGACCACCTGCACGCCGAGCACGTCACGCGCGTGCAGGCCGCCGGCGCGGACGTGGTGCTGGAGAAGCCGATGGCCACCACCGCGGACGGGTGCCGGGCGATCGCCGGGTCCGTGGCCGCGACGGGCCGGGACCTCGTCATGACCTTCAACTACCGGTACGCCCCGCGGAACTCCGCGCTGCGCGAGGTCATCGCGTCCGGCGCGATCGGGCGGCCGACCAGCGTGCACTTCGAGTGGCTGCTGGACACCGTGCACGGCGCGGACTACTTCCGCCGGTGGCACCGGGACCGCGAGCGCTCCGGGAGCCTGCTGGTGCACAAGTCGTCGCACCACTTCGATCTCGTGGGCTGGTGGCTCGACGCCGAGCCCGAGCGGGTGTTCGCCTCGGGCGGCCTGCGGTTCTACGGGCACGACAACGCGCAGGCGCGCGGGCTGGGGCCGCGGCCCGAGCGCGGCACCGGCACCACCGGCGACCCGTGGGCGCTCGACCTGCGCGCGGACCGGCGCCTGAAGGGCCTCTACCTGGACGCCGAGCACCACGACGGCTACCTGCGCGACCGGGACGTGTTCACCGAGGGGATCTCGATCGAGGACGACCTGTCGCTGGTGGTCGACTACCGGTCCGGCTTCTCCATGACGTACGCGCTGAACGCGCACTGCCCGTGGGAGGGGTACTCGGTCGCCGTCAACGGCACCGAGGGGCGGGCGGAGCTGACCGTGGTCGAGCGCGGCGCGGTGTCGGTCGACGCCGAGGGCCGCGTGGTGCTCGACCCGTCGGCCAACCCGGACGCCGTGCCGGTCGCGCCGTCCCGCCCCGAGGGCGAGCACCTGGTGGTGCAGCGGCACTGGGAGGGCGCGCGCGAGGTGCCGATCCCGCGGGGCGAGGGCGGGCACGGCGGTGGCGACGCGCTGCTGCTCGCGGACGTCTTCCGCCGCGATCTCCGGCTCGAGGACGATCCGCTCGGCCGCGCGGCTGGGTACCGCGACGGGCTGCGGGCGGTGTCCGTCGGCATCGCGGCCGGCGAGTCCCTGCGGACCGGCCGCGCTGTTAGCATCGGCGCACTCGACCTGGGCAGCGCGCGCGCTGAGCCGCGGCGCGCCGTCCGGCGGAAGGGAGCGGACCGATGCGCACGGGCGCGACGATCAGCGATGTCGCGTCGGCCGCGGGGGTCTCCCGGGCCACCGTCTCGCGCGTGA
- a CDS encoding cystathionine beta-synthase, translating to MKYAQHISELVGGTPLVRLNAVTEGLSATVLAKVEYFNPGGSAKDRIALRMIEAAEASGELRPGGTIVEPTSGNTGVGLALVAQRKGYRCVFVCPDKVSEDKRDVLRAYGAEVVVTPTAVPPDHPDSYYSVSDRLVTEIEGAWKPNQYANVNGPASHYASTGPEIWADTDGRVTHFVAGVGTGGTITGTGRYLHDASADRAESDGGPVRVVGIDPLGSVYSGGDGRPYLVEGVGEDFWPAAYDPSVPDEIIAVSDADSFAMTRRLAREEALLVGGSCGMAVEGALRLARRLEEEDPAAAARAVVVVLLPDSGKGYLSKIFNDRWMRSYGFLDTEAGATVTDVLRTKDGSVPALVHTHPNETVRDAIEILQEYGVSQMPVVGAEPPVKIGEVAGSVSERELLDAVFSGTASLSDRVDRHMAAALPLIGSGESVESAREALQKHDALMVVDDGQPVGVLTRHDLLAFLAR from the coding sequence GTGAAGTACGCGCAGCACATCTCCGAGCTCGTCGGCGGAACCCCGCTGGTCCGGCTCAACGCCGTCACCGAAGGCCTCTCGGCGACGGTCCTGGCCAAGGTCGAGTACTTCAACCCCGGCGGTTCCGCCAAGGACCGGATCGCGCTGCGGATGATCGAGGCGGCCGAGGCCTCGGGCGAGCTGCGTCCGGGCGGCACCATCGTCGAGCCGACCAGCGGCAACACCGGCGTCGGCCTGGCCCTGGTGGCGCAGCGCAAGGGCTACCGCTGCGTGTTCGTCTGCCCGGACAAGGTGTCGGAGGACAAGCGCGACGTGCTGCGCGCGTACGGCGCCGAGGTCGTCGTCACGCCCACCGCGGTGCCGCCGGACCACCCGGACTCGTACTACTCGGTGTCCGACCGGCTGGTGACGGAGATCGAGGGCGCCTGGAAGCCGAACCAGTACGCCAACGTCAACGGGCCCGCGAGCCACTACGCCTCCACCGGCCCGGAGATCTGGGCCGACACCGACGGACGGGTCACGCACTTCGTCGCGGGCGTCGGCACCGGCGGCACGATCACCGGCACCGGCCGTTACCTGCACGACGCCTCCGCCGACCGCGCGGAGTCCGACGGCGGCCCGGTGCGAGTCGTCGGCATCGACCCGCTGGGCTCGGTGTACTCGGGCGGCGACGGGCGGCCGTACCTGGTCGAGGGCGTGGGCGAGGACTTCTGGCCCGCCGCGTACGACCCGTCGGTCCCGGACGAGATCATCGCCGTGTCCGACGCCGACTCGTTCGCGATGACCCGGCGCCTCGCCCGCGAGGAGGCCCTGCTGGTCGGCGGGTCCTGCGGCATGGCCGTCGAGGGCGCGCTGCGGCTGGCCCGCCGGCTCGAGGAGGAGGACCCGGCCGCGGCCGCGCGGGCGGTCGTCGTGGTGCTGCTGCCCGACAGCGGCAAGGGCTACCTGTCGAAGATCTTCAACGACCGGTGGATGCGGTCCTACGGGTTCCTCGACACCGAGGCGGGTGCGACGGTCACCGACGTGCTGCGCACCAAGGACGGCAGCGTGCCGGCCCTCGTGCACACGCACCCGAACGAGACCGTCCGGGACGCCATCGAGATCCTCCAGGAGTACGGCGTCTCGCAGATGCCGGTCGTCGGCGCGGAGCCCCCGGTGAAGATCGGCGAGGTCGCCGGGTCGGTGTCCGAGCGCGAGCTGCTGGACGCGGTGTTCTCCGGGACGGCGTCGCTGTCCGACCGGGTCGACCGGCACATGGCGGCCGCGCTGCCGCTGATCGGGTCGGGGGAGTCGGTCGAGTCGGCGCGCGAGGCGCTGCAGAAGCACGACGCGCTCATGGTCGTCGACGACGGGCAGCCCGTCGGCGTCCTCACCCGGCACGACCTGCTGGCGTTCCTGGCGCGCTGA
- a CDS encoding ABC transporter substrate-binding protein: MQGRRGTTRGRRLGAAVAATAMAVTLAACGSADSPGTGGSTSGSDDPDQVTITFAWWGSDTRQQITEEVIAAFEAEYPHITVQPDFTSWDSYFERLNVAAAGGSLPDVITQQERFLAEYASRGLLADLRELDIATDAIDPSVIESGEVDGTFVGIATGVSSHALVTDPAIFAEAGVDLPDDTTWTWDDYEAVANAISAGSGGELFGVQNYSFLEVVLKIMARQNGEEVFTEDGELGVSVDTVEAWFQRSVDLMESGGEPSASVSTEINAAGVEGSLPATGQGAMAWFWSNQLDAIQSAAGRDLQLLRPPGEADGVRTGAYLYPTMYYSVAESSPHPEEAALLVDFLINSTTAGELILMDRGLPSNTEVREAVLPLLSDADRVGADFVADIEPTIVDGTPVPPVGAGETTQITQRVNSDVLFGRITPREAAERWLDEVGAAIS, translated from the coding sequence ATGCAGGGACGACGAGGGACGACGCGCGGGCGCCGGCTGGGCGCGGCCGTCGCCGCCACGGCGATGGCCGTGACGCTCGCCGCGTGCGGGAGCGCGGACAGCCCGGGCACCGGGGGCAGCACGAGCGGGTCCGACGACCCGGACCAGGTGACGATCACCTTCGCCTGGTGGGGCTCGGACACGCGGCAGCAGATCACCGAGGAGGTGATCGCGGCCTTCGAGGCCGAGTACCCGCACATCACGGTCCAGCCCGACTTCACCAGCTGGGACAGCTACTTCGAGCGCCTGAACGTGGCGGCGGCCGGCGGCAGCCTGCCGGACGTCATCACGCAGCAGGAGCGGTTCCTGGCCGAGTACGCCAGCCGCGGGCTGCTCGCGGACCTCCGCGAGCTGGACATCGCGACGGACGCCATCGACCCGTCGGTGATCGAGTCCGGCGAGGTCGACGGCACGTTCGTCGGGATCGCGACCGGGGTCAGCAGCCACGCGCTGGTCACGGACCCCGCGATCTTCGCCGAGGCGGGCGTCGACCTGCCCGACGACACCACCTGGACCTGGGACGACTACGAGGCGGTCGCGAACGCGATCTCCGCGGGGTCCGGGGGCGAGCTGTTCGGCGTGCAGAACTACAGCTTCCTCGAGGTCGTGCTGAAGATCATGGCGCGGCAGAACGGCGAGGAGGTGTTCACCGAGGACGGCGAGCTCGGCGTCTCGGTCGACACCGTCGAGGCGTGGTTCCAGCGCTCGGTCGACCTGATGGAGTCGGGCGGCGAGCCGTCCGCGTCGGTGTCCACCGAGATCAACGCCGCCGGCGTCGAGGGCTCGCTGCCCGCGACCGGTCAGGGCGCGATGGCGTGGTTCTGGTCCAACCAGCTCGACGCGATCCAGAGCGCCGCCGGCCGCGACCTGCAGCTGCTCCGCCCGCCGGGCGAGGCGGACGGGGTCCGGACGGGCGCCTACCTGTACCCGACGATGTACTACTCCGTCGCCGAGTCCAGCCCGCACCCGGAGGAGGCCGCGCTGCTCGTCGACTTCCTCATCAACTCGACGACCGCGGGCGAGCTGATCCTCATGGACCGGGGCCTGCCGTCCAACACCGAGGTGCGCGAGGCGGTCCTGCCGCTGCTGTCGGACGCGGACCGCGTCGGCGCCGACTTCGTGGCGGACATCGAGCCGACGATCGTCGACGGGACCCCGGTCC